In the genome of Neisseria animaloris, one region contains:
- a CDS encoding DedA family protein, with protein MFALLEAFFTQYGYAAVFFVLVACGFGVPIPEDITLVAGGVISGLGYANVHIMFLVGMLGVLVGDGLMFTAGRVFGHKILKVRFVARVMTPKRYAQVQEKFDKYGNRVLFAARFLPGLRTPIYITAGISRKVSYLRFLMMDGLAALISVPVWVYLGNYGAENTDWLLEKVHQFQAVLFVLLGIGTVVLLYFWWKKRQRLRFYREHLYDLRAKRKERKAARKAGRAAE; from the coding sequence ATGTTTGCACTCTTAGAAGCATTTTTTACCCAATACGGCTATGCCGCCGTTTTCTTCGTGCTGGTTGCCTGCGGGTTCGGTGTACCGATTCCGGAAGACATCACGTTGGTTGCCGGCGGAGTGATCTCCGGCTTGGGATACGCCAATGTGCATATAATGTTTCTAGTCGGCATGTTGGGTGTGCTGGTCGGAGACGGTTTGATGTTTACCGCAGGGCGGGTATTCGGTCATAAGATTCTCAAAGTACGCTTTGTTGCCCGCGTGATGACACCGAAGCGTTATGCCCAAGTGCAGGAAAAATTCGATAAATACGGCAACAGAGTATTGTTTGCCGCCCGTTTTCTGCCCGGTTTGCGCACGCCGATTTATATTACTGCGGGCATCAGCCGCAAAGTATCTTATCTGCGCTTTTTAATGATGGACGGGTTGGCCGCGCTGATTTCCGTTCCGGTGTGGGTGTATCTCGGTAATTACGGTGCCGAAAATACCGATTGGTTGTTGGAAAAAGTGCACCAGTTTCAAGCGGTATTGTTCGTGTTGTTGGGCATCGGTACGGTAGTGCTGCTGTATTTCTGGTGGAAAAAACGCCAGCGTTTGCGTTTCTACCGCGAACATTTGTACGACTTGAGGGCAAAGCGGAAGGAGCGCAAAGCCGCCCGTAAAGCAGGGCGGGCAGCGGAATAA
- the metZ gene encoding O-succinylhomoserine sulfhydrylase, whose product MKDNLHPETLAIRGAKSQTEYNEHNQALFLTSSFMFDDAAQGAALFAKEIEGYTYSRTANPTVAAFEKRVACLEAGESGVATSTGMSAIQAAMLTFLKTGDHLIASRSLFGTTAGFINGIVSKFGIEITLVSQTDVSEWRAAVKENTKMLFLETPSNPLNEIADIEALAAVAHDAGALLVVDNSFCTPAIQQPLKFGADLSVQSATKGIDGQGRVLGGVICGKTALIKEIAMYSNSAGLALSPFSAWVLLSGVETLFVRMEKQAANALQIARWLRGQANVKAVYYAGLDDHPQAELMQKQQVSGGIVVAFEVEGGQEAAWKVIDSVNIFSKTANLGDVRSTITHPWTTTHGRMAPEAKQQAGIEAGLLRLSVGLENVQDLIADLQQALG is encoded by the coding sequence ATGAAAGACAATTTACACCCCGAAACGCTGGCGATACGCGGTGCGAAAAGCCAAACTGAATATAACGAGCACAATCAGGCGCTGTTTTTGACCAGCAGTTTTATGTTTGACGATGCCGCGCAAGGTGCGGCCTTGTTTGCAAAAGAAATCGAAGGTTACACTTATTCGCGCACGGCCAATCCTACCGTGGCGGCGTTTGAAAAACGGGTGGCCTGTTTGGAAGCGGGCGAGAGCGGTGTGGCAACCTCTACGGGCATGTCGGCGATTCAGGCGGCCATGCTGACGTTTTTGAAAACGGGCGACCATCTGATTGCCAGCCGCAGCCTGTTCGGCACTACGGCGGGGTTTATCAACGGCATCGTGTCGAAATTCGGTATCGAAATCACGCTGGTGTCGCAAACCGATGTGTCCGAATGGCGGGCGGCGGTGAAAGAAAACACCAAGATGCTGTTTTTGGAAACGCCTTCCAATCCTTTGAACGAAATCGCCGATATTGAAGCATTGGCTGCCGTGGCGCATGATGCGGGCGCGCTTTTGGTGGTGGACAACAGTTTTTGTACGCCGGCTATTCAGCAGCCTTTGAAATTCGGTGCGGATTTGTCGGTGCAGTCGGCAACCAAAGGTATCGACGGTCAGGGCAGGGTGTTGGGCGGTGTGATTTGCGGCAAAACCGCTTTGATTAAAGAAATCGCGATGTACAGCAATTCGGCAGGTTTGGCTTTGTCGCCGTTTAGTGCGTGGGTGCTGCTCAGCGGTGTGGAAACGCTGTTTGTGCGCATGGAAAAGCAGGCGGCCAATGCTTTGCAGATTGCCCGATGGCTGCGTGGTCAGGCCAACGTGAAAGCCGTTTATTATGCCGGTTTGGATGATCATCCGCAGGCAGAGTTGATGCAAAAGCAGCAGGTTTCCGGCGGCATCGTGGTGGCTTTCGAAGTGGAAGGCGGCCAAGAAGCGGCGTGGAAGGTGATTGATTCGGTAAACATTTTCTCGAAAACCGCCAATCTCGGCGATGTGCGCTCCACCATTACGCACCCGTGGACGACCACCCACGGCAGAATGGCGCCGGAAGCGAAACAGCAGGCAGGCATTGAAGCGGGTTTGCTGCGCTTGTCGGTAGGTTTGGAAAACGTGCAGGATTTAATCGCTGATTTGCAGCAGGCACTGGGATAA
- the folP gene encoding dihydropteroate synthase — MGSVYWQAGRFTVDLTQPKIMGIVNLTPDSFSDGGTYSQTVQTALKHAGQLLKDGADILDIGGESTRPGSDYVSPEEEWARVSPVLQELAAWDVPVSLDTRRTEVMRRALEQGGVDIINDVSALSDDGAVDLLARQSDTGICLMHMQGMPATMQQNPQYQDVVKEVADYLNGRAAVCEAAGIARERIVLDPGFGFGKKLPHNIALMRHLEELMRQTALPLLIGVSRKRMIGELTGEENAAGRIHGSVAAALAAVARGAQIVRVHDVKATADALKVWSELGVRT, encoded by the coding sequence ATGGGTTCAGTATACTGGCAGGCGGGCCGTTTTACGGTTGATTTGACACAACCCAAAATCATGGGCATCGTCAACCTTACGCCTGATTCGTTTTCGGACGGCGGTACGTATTCGCAAACCGTTCAGACGGCCTTGAAGCATGCCGGTCAGCTTTTAAAAGACGGCGCGGATATCCTCGATATCGGCGGCGAATCAACGCGACCGGGGTCGGATTACGTATCGCCCGAAGAAGAATGGGCAAGGGTGTCGCCTGTGCTGCAAGAGCTGGCGGCATGGGATGTGCCTGTGAGTTTGGATACGCGCCGCACCGAGGTAATGCGGCGGGCATTGGAGCAGGGTGGGGTGGACATCATCAACGATGTTTCCGCTTTAAGCGACGATGGCGCGGTAGATTTGCTGGCGCGGCAATCCGATACCGGCATCTGCCTGATGCATATGCAGGGAATGCCGGCCACCATGCAGCAAAATCCGCAATATCAAGACGTGGTTAAAGAAGTTGCCGATTACCTGAACGGGCGTGCGGCAGTGTGCGAAGCGGCAGGTATTGCCCGTGAACGCATCGTGCTCGACCCGGGTTTCGGTTTCGGCAAAAAACTGCCGCACAATATCGCGTTGATGCGGCATCTTGAAGAATTGATGCGGCAAACTGCCCTGCCTCTACTCATCGGCGTATCGCGCAAACGCATGATAGGCGAGCTTACCGGTGAAGAAAATGCTGCCGGGCGCATACACGGCAGCGTAGCGGCGGCTCTGGCGGCGGTTGCCCGGGGGGCGCAGATTGTACGTGTCCACGATGTCAAAGCCACCGCCGATGCCTTGAAAGTATGGAGTGAGTTGGGCGTTCGAACATGA
- the glmM gene encoding phosphoglucosamine mutase produces MAKKYFGTDGVRGEVGQFPITPDFVLRLGYAAGQVLVQHDSEQKPTVIIGKDTRISGYMLEAALVAGFTAAGVNVIQTGPLPTPGIAYLTRALRLSAGVMISASHNVYSDNGIKFFAEGGLKLSDEIELEIEAKLDEEIQTLPSEKLGRARRISGADDRYIEFCKSTFPANLDLRGLKLVVDTANGAGYHVAPKVFHELGAQVVSIGDEPNGYNINEKCGATHPKALQAAVLQNEADYGIALDGDGDRLIMVDKNGKVYDGDSLIYVIAKARAAEGMEIGGVVGTVMTNMAMELALKEQGVAFCRAKVGDRYVLEQLHQHGWLIGGEASGHILCMDKHNTGDGIISALQVLAGLRILKRDLAAVCADWQAFPQTMINVRIQKGQDWQSASKDVLAEVEKELEGKGRVVLRASGTEPVVRVMVEARQTDWAKKGAERIAAAIQAGAAPAKQ; encoded by the coding sequence ATGGCAAAGAAATATTTCGGTACCGATGGTGTGCGCGGCGAAGTCGGTCAGTTTCCGATTACCCCTGATTTTGTGTTAAGGCTCGGTTATGCGGCAGGCCAAGTGTTGGTGCAGCATGACAGCGAACAAAAACCGACCGTTATTATAGGCAAAGACACCCGTATTTCAGGCTATATGCTCGAAGCCGCATTGGTGGCGGGGTTTACCGCTGCCGGTGTCAACGTCATTCAAACCGGCCCGCTGCCGACACCCGGTATCGCCTATCTTACCCGCGCTCTGCGTCTTTCGGCCGGTGTGATGATTTCCGCCTCTCATAATGTTTATTCCGACAACGGTATCAAATTCTTTGCCGAAGGCGGCTTGAAATTAAGCGATGAAATCGAGCTGGAAATCGAAGCCAAGCTGGATGAGGAAATCCAAACCCTGCCTTCGGAAAAGCTCGGCCGCGCCCGCCGTATCAGCGGTGCCGACGACCGCTATATCGAATTCTGCAAATCCACTTTCCCTGCCAACCTTGATTTGCGCGGCTTGAAACTGGTGGTCGATACCGCCAACGGTGCCGGTTATCATGTCGCACCCAAAGTGTTTCACGAGCTCGGTGCCCAAGTGGTTTCCATCGGTGACGAACCCAACGGTTACAACATCAACGAAAAATGCGGAGCCACCCATCCGAAAGCGTTACAGGCTGCCGTGCTGCAAAACGAAGCGGATTATGGTATTGCGCTGGACGGCGACGGCGACCGCTTGATTATGGTCGATAAAAACGGAAAAGTGTATGACGGCGACAGCCTGATTTACGTGATTGCCAAAGCACGGGCTGCGGAAGGAATGGAAATCGGCGGTGTGGTCGGTACGGTAATGACCAATATGGCTATGGAGCTGGCCTTGAAGGAGCAGGGCGTGGCGTTTTGCCGTGCCAAAGTGGGCGACCGCTACGTGCTGGAACAACTGCACCAACACGGCTGGTTGATCGGCGGCGAAGCCAGCGGCCATATTTTGTGCATGGATAAACACAATACCGGCGACGGCATTATTTCTGCCCTGCAAGTGTTGGCGGGCCTGCGTATTTTGAAGCGCGACTTGGCCGCGGTGTGTGCCGATTGGCAGGCTTTCCCGCAAACCATGATCAATGTGCGCATCCAGAAAGGGCAGGATTGGCAGAGCGCGTCAAAAGATGTGTTGGCCGAAGTAGAAAAAGAGCTGGAAGGCAAAGGCCGCGTCGTGCTGCGGGCTTCCGGTACGGAACCTGTGGTGCGTGTGATGGTGGAGGCACGTCAAACCGATTGGGCTAAAAAAGGTGCCGAGCGCATTGCTGCCGCGATTCAGGCGGGAGCGGCGCCGGCTAAACAATAA
- a CDS encoding DUF2788 domain-containing protein translates to MDEAVFAEWALKICLTGLVILLGFIVWHLGKESKAGKFGMFILFLVLGLGVFGFIFKNVLIEFFVLSK, encoded by the coding sequence ATGGATGAAGCGGTATTTGCTGAATGGGCGTTGAAAATCTGTCTGACGGGGCTGGTGATTTTACTGGGCTTTATTGTTTGGCATTTGGGTAAAGAGTCGAAAGCCGGAAAGTTCGGCATGTTTATTTTGTTTCTGGTGCTGGGGCTGGGCGTATTCGGCTTTATTTTTAAAAACGTGCTGATCGAGTTTTTTGTGTTGTCGAAATAG